One part of the Pandoraea faecigallinarum genome encodes these proteins:
- a CDS encoding glutamine--tRNA ligase/YqeY domain fusion protein, which yields MSTELNAASNFIRNIIDEDNRSGKWGQRVETRFPPEPNGYLHIGHAKAICVNFGMARDYDGVCHLRFDDTNPEKEETEYVDSIIDMVKWLGFSYQTPQKEHLYFASDYFEQLYQAAEILIQRGKAYVDSQSAEDMRANRGTLVEPGKDSPFRTRTVEENLDLFRRMRAGEFADGTHVLRAKIDMASPNINLRDPAIYRIRHAHHHRTGDAWCVYPMYTYAHPLEDAIENITHSLCTLEFEDQRPFYDWVLGELADAGMFTRPTPQQIEFARLQLTYAITSKRKLRQLVDEKYVDGWDDPRMPTLVGLRRRGFTPESLQLFCDRIGVAKSASWIDMSILEQALRDDLDPKAPRATAVLDPLKLIIDNYPEGQQEDCLAPVHPHFPERGMRTFPISRELWIEREDFQAEPVKGFFRLFPGNKVRLRYGYVVECTSFDTDADGNVTAVHCNYFEDSRSGTPGADNYKVKGNIHWVSAPHALAAEVRIYDRLFLDPNPDAGDKNFLDAINPNAKRVTQAYVEPGMLNFAPEDRVQFERHGYFVADRHDSLPGKPVFNRIVSLKDSWAVKPAKGGGK from the coding sequence ATGAGCACAGAGCTGAACGCGGCATCCAATTTCATCCGCAACATCATTGACGAAGACAACCGCTCGGGAAAATGGGGTCAGCGCGTGGAAACGCGCTTCCCGCCGGAGCCGAACGGCTATCTGCACATCGGGCACGCGAAGGCCATCTGCGTGAACTTCGGCATGGCGCGCGACTACGACGGCGTGTGCCACCTGCGCTTTGACGATACCAACCCCGAGAAGGAAGAAACCGAATACGTCGACTCGATCATCGACATGGTCAAGTGGCTCGGTTTCAGCTATCAAACGCCGCAGAAGGAACACCTCTATTTCGCCAGCGACTATTTCGAGCAGCTCTATCAGGCGGCCGAAATCCTGATTCAGCGCGGCAAGGCGTACGTCGATAGCCAAAGCGCCGAGGACATGCGCGCCAATCGCGGCACGCTCGTCGAGCCGGGCAAGGATTCGCCGTTCCGCACGCGCACGGTCGAGGAAAACCTGGATCTGTTCCGTCGCATGCGCGCAGGCGAGTTTGCCGACGGCACGCACGTGCTGCGCGCGAAGATCGACATGGCATCGCCGAACATCAACCTGCGCGACCCGGCCATCTACCGTATTCGCCACGCCCATCACCATCGCACAGGCGACGCGTGGTGCGTGTATCCGATGTACACGTATGCACACCCGCTCGAAGATGCCATCGAGAACATTACGCACAGCCTGTGCACGCTGGAGTTCGAAGATCAGCGTCCGTTCTACGACTGGGTGCTCGGTGAGTTGGCGGATGCGGGCATGTTCACACGTCCGACGCCGCAACAGATCGAATTCGCCCGTCTGCAATTGACCTACGCGATCACGAGCAAGCGCAAGCTGCGTCAATTGGTCGACGAGAAATACGTCGATGGCTGGGACGATCCGCGCATGCCGACCCTCGTGGGTCTGCGTCGCCGCGGCTTTACGCCGGAAAGCCTCCAGTTGTTCTGCGATCGTATCGGGGTGGCCAAGTCGGCGTCGTGGATCGACATGAGCATTCTCGAGCAGGCGCTTCGCGACGACCTCGACCCGAAGGCGCCGCGCGCCACCGCTGTGCTCGACCCGCTCAAACTCATCATCGACAATTATCCGGAAGGTCAGCAGGAAGATTGTCTGGCACCGGTCCACCCGCATTTCCCTGAACGCGGCATGCGCACGTTCCCGATCTCGCGCGAGTTGTGGATCGAACGGGAAGACTTCCAGGCCGAGCCGGTCAAGGGCTTCTTCCGTCTGTTCCCCGGGAACAAGGTGCGTTTGCGCTACGGCTACGTCGTGGAATGCACGAGCTTCGATACCGATGCCGACGGCAACGTCACTGCCGTGCACTGCAACTACTTCGAAGACAGCCGTTCGGGCACGCCGGGCGCCGACAATTACAAGGTCAAGGGCAACATCCATTGGGTGAGCGCGCCGCATGCCCTGGCGGCGGAAGTGCGTATTTACGACCGTCTGTTTCTCGACCCGAATCCGGACGCCGGCGACAAGAACTTCCTCGACGCGATCAATCCGAACGCCAAGCGCGTGACGCAAGCTTATGTCGAGCCGGGCATGCTGAACTTCGCGCCCGAGGACCGCGTGCAGTTCGAGCGCCACGGTTACTTTGTTGCCGACCGCCACGATTCGCTACCGGGCAAGCCGGTGTTCAACCGCATTGTGTCGCTCAAGGACAGCTGGGCAGTCAAGCCGGCCAAGGGCGGCGGCAAATAA
- a CDS encoding membrane protein, giving the protein MELHLSAHRYTHRTPDWAAAAVAGFVACAFFSAVEMLMVLLVTGQSPWVPPRMVAAIVLGPGILSQPATFDVSIVAMALLVHAAIGVVLGIVLGAIIAPFRLDSDIVTVSIAGGIFGLIVYVVNFYVMTQMFPWFMESRGWTMVAGHVIFGAFAGYMYWVLRQMDDAGAPS; this is encoded by the coding sequence ATGGAACTGCATCTCAGCGCGCACCGCTATACGCACCGCACGCCGGATTGGGCGGCTGCCGCCGTTGCCGGCTTCGTCGCCTGTGCCTTCTTTTCCGCCGTGGAAATGCTCATGGTGCTGCTCGTCACCGGGCAGAGCCCGTGGGTGCCGCCGCGTATGGTCGCGGCGATTGTGCTGGGCCCGGGCATTTTGTCCCAGCCCGCCACGTTCGACGTGTCGATCGTCGCCATGGCGCTGTTGGTGCATGCCGCCATCGGCGTGGTGCTGGGGATCGTGCTCGGCGCGATCATCGCCCCATTCCGGCTCGATTCCGACATCGTGACGGTGTCGATTGCCGGGGGCATCTTCGGGCTCATCGTGTATGTCGTCAATTTCTACGTAATGACGCAAATGTTCCCGTGGTTCATGGAGTCGCGCGGCTGGACGATGGTGGCCGGCCATGTGATTTTCGGGGCGTTCGCAGGCTATATGTATTGGGTGTTGCGTCAAATGGACGATGCCGGCGCCCCGTCATAA
- a CDS encoding GNAT family N-acetyltransferase, with product MEWMCKTFDALGSTLLYRILAARNAVFVVEQQCPYQDIDGRDPHCLHLVAQANSETSNVPQIAAYLRLLPPGLAYDEASIGRVITAASHRGTGLGRELLARAMEIAGAQWPDAALRIGAQAHLEAFYGSFGFVRASEPYDEDGIMHIEMVRASVRS from the coding sequence ATGGAATGGATGTGCAAGACGTTCGACGCGTTGGGCAGCACGCTGCTCTATCGTATTTTGGCCGCGCGTAATGCCGTGTTCGTGGTCGAACAGCAATGTCCGTATCAGGACATCGACGGACGCGATCCGCACTGCCTGCACCTCGTCGCGCAAGCGAATTCCGAAACATCGAACGTGCCGCAAATCGCTGCCTATTTGCGACTGTTGCCGCCGGGACTCGCTTATGACGAAGCGTCGATCGGACGTGTGATTACGGCTGCATCGCATCGGGGCACCGGCCTCGGCCGGGAATTGCTCGCACGGGCCATGGAGATTGCCGGCGCGCAATGGCCGGACGCCGCGCTGCGCATCGGTGCGCAGGCCCATCTCGAAGCGTTTTACGGCAGCTTCGGGTTTGTAAGGGCGAGCGAGCCGTATGACGAAGACGGCATCATGCATATCGAAATGGTGCGTGCGTCGGTTCGATCGTAG
- a CDS encoding ATP-binding cassette domain-containing protein, whose translation MALYSITGAQLAFGHLALLDNADFSLEAGERVGLIGRNGAGKSSLLKIVAGLTSPDDGLVARQAGLHTVYVPQEPVFDAEQSVFEVVALGLGDAHVLLSEYDRTAEALAVAPEGPEHDALLARLNTLQSSLDAAGAWQLKTRVETTIAQLGLDGHARVGALSGGMQKRVSLAQAWVAKPDVLLLDEPTNHLDFDAIRWLEELLVNYRGALLFITHDRSFLDRVATRIVELDRGRLLSYPGNFTQYQERKAEQLEIERVENAKFDKLLAQEEVWIRKGVEARRTRSVSRIERLKAMRSERAERREQQGNVRMDVAQAEKSGKIVAELTNVTKSYGGRTIVRDFSATLMRGDKVGLVGPNGVGKTTMLKLILGEIQPDSGQIRVGTNLQVAYFDQMRAQLDPERNLLDTISPGSDWIEINGARKHVMSYLGDFLFSPERARSPVKSLSGGERNRLLLARLFARPANVLVLDEPTNDLDIPTLELLEELLEEYSGTVFLVSHDRTFLDNVVTSVIAAEGDGNWREYVGGFTDWQVQSERSAALAAQRAPVEAAAKEVAGAQKRGTNRTVKLSYKEQRELDGLPERIASLENEQKEAAAKIEDGSIFVKDPAAGAALSERFEAIELELLEALERWEVLEAKQRGESA comes from the coding sequence ATGGCCTTGTATTCCATCACGGGCGCCCAATTGGCGTTCGGTCATCTGGCATTGCTCGACAATGCCGATTTTTCGCTCGAAGCCGGCGAGCGCGTCGGGCTTATCGGCCGCAATGGCGCAGGCAAGTCGTCGCTGCTCAAGATCGTGGCGGGCCTGACGTCTCCCGACGATGGCCTCGTGGCGCGTCAGGCGGGCTTGCACACGGTGTATGTGCCGCAGGAGCCGGTATTCGATGCCGAACAGTCGGTGTTCGAAGTCGTCGCGCTCGGCCTCGGCGATGCGCACGTGCTGCTCTCCGAATACGACCGTACGGCCGAAGCGCTTGCCGTGGCGCCGGAAGGCCCGGAGCACGACGCGCTGCTGGCACGTCTGAACACGCTGCAATCGTCGCTCGATGCGGCCGGCGCCTGGCAACTCAAGACGCGCGTGGAGACGACCATCGCGCAGCTCGGCCTCGACGGGCACGCCCGTGTGGGCGCGTTGTCGGGCGGGATGCAAAAGCGCGTCTCGCTCGCGCAGGCGTGGGTCGCCAAGCCGGACGTGCTGCTGCTCGACGAGCCGACCAACCATCTCGACTTCGACGCCATCCGCTGGCTTGAAGAATTGCTCGTCAACTATCGTGGCGCGCTGCTGTTCATCACCCACGACCGGAGCTTTCTCGATCGCGTGGCAACGCGCATCGTGGAACTGGACCGCGGCCGTCTGCTCTCGTACCCGGGCAATTTCACGCAATATCAGGAACGCAAGGCCGAGCAGCTTGAGATCGAGCGCGTCGAGAATGCGAAGTTCGACAAGCTGCTCGCGCAGGAAGAGGTGTGGATTCGCAAGGGCGTGGAGGCGCGTCGCACGCGCAGCGTGTCGCGTATCGAACGCCTGAAAGCGATGCGCAGCGAGCGTGCCGAACGCCGCGAGCAGCAGGGCAACGTGCGCATGGACGTCGCGCAAGCGGAGAAGTCCGGCAAGATCGTTGCGGAACTCACCAACGTGACGAAGTCGTACGGCGGGCGCACGATCGTGCGCGACTTTTCGGCGACCCTCATGCGCGGCGACAAGGTCGGTCTCGTCGGTCCGAACGGGGTGGGCAAGACCACGATGCTCAAGCTCATTCTTGGCGAGATTCAGCCGGACAGCGGCCAGATTCGCGTAGGCACGAACCTTCAGGTCGCGTACTTCGATCAGATGCGCGCGCAACTTGATCCCGAGCGCAATCTGCTCGACACCATCAGCCCGGGTAGCGACTGGATCGAGATCAACGGCGCGCGCAAGCACGTGATGAGCTATCTCGGCGACTTCCTGTTCTCGCCCGAGCGTGCGCGCTCGCCGGTCAAGTCGCTCTCCGGTGGCGAGCGTAACCGTCTGCTGCTTGCCCGATTGTTCGCGCGCCCGGCCAACGTGCTGGTGCTCGATGAGCCGACCAACGACCTCGATATTCCGACACTCGAACTGCTTGAAGAACTCCTTGAGGAATATAGCGGCACGGTGTTCCTCGTCAGCCACGATCGTACGTTCCTCGATAACGTCGTGACGTCCGTCATCGCGGCCGAAGGTGACGGCAACTGGCGCGAGTATGTCGGTGGCTTCACCGATTGGCAGGTGCAGAGCGAGCGCTCGGCGGCCCTCGCGGCGCAGCGTGCGCCTGTGGAAGCGGCGGCGAAGGAAGTCGCCGGTGCACAGAAGCGCGGCACGAACCGTACCGTCAAACTCAGCTACAAGGAGCAACGCGAACTCGACGGGCTGCCCGAGCGTATCGCGTCGTTGGAAAACGAGCAGAAAGAGGCCGCGGCGAAGATCGAAGACGGCTCGATCTTTGTGAAAGATCCGGCGGCGGGGGCGGCGTTGTCCGAACGTTTCGAAGCGATTGAACTGGAATTGCTCGAAGCGCTCGAACGCTGGGAAGTGCTTGAAGCCAAGCAGCGTGGCGAGAGCGCATAA
- a CDS encoding DNA topoisomerase IV subunit B: MSKKNTPAQYSEASIKVLKGLEPVKQRPGMYTRTENPLHIIQEVIDNASDEALGGYGKQILVTLNKDGSVSVEDDGRGIPVGIHPEEGVPVVEIVFTRLHAGGKFDKAAGGAYTFSGGLHGVGVSVTNALATRLAVTVWRDGQVSELEFADGGNVNVALHSREAQRGEKKSGTRVTVWPDAKYFDSPALPLGELQRLLRSKAVLLPGVRVTLRQEKNGEEQTWFYEHGLRGYLVESLGGAEPLIPLFEGERFADGSEDSFAEGEGAAWVVAWTEDGAQVRESYVNLIPTPAGGTHESGLREGLFQAVRGFIELHNLQPKGVKLLPEDVFSRVSFVLSAKVLDPQFQGQIKERLNSRDAVRLVSSFTRPALELWLNHHVEHGKKLAELVIRQAQARTRAGQKIEKKKSSGVAVLPGKLTDCETEDIARNELFLVEGDSAGGSAKMGRDKEFQAILPLRGKVLNTWETERDRLFANNEVHDIAVAIGVDPHGANDTPDLSNLRYGKICILSDADVDGSHIQVLLLTLFFRHFPQLIAKGHVYVARPPLYRVDAPARGKKPAQKLYALDEGELEAILDKLRKDGVRESAWSISRFKGLGEMSAEQLWETTMNPDTRRLSPVSLGQLDFDATVARMNMLMGKGEAAQRRSWLEAKGNEVEADI, encoded by the coding sequence ATGTCGAAAAAAAATACGCCTGCCCAATACAGCGAAGCTTCCATCAAGGTCCTGAAGGGGCTTGAGCCGGTCAAGCAGCGCCCGGGCATGTACACCCGTACCGAAAATCCGCTGCACATCATTCAGGAAGTCATCGACAACGCTTCGGACGAAGCGCTGGGAGGCTACGGCAAGCAGATTCTCGTCACGCTGAACAAGGACGGTTCGGTGAGCGTCGAGGACGATGGTCGGGGCATTCCTGTCGGCATCCATCCGGAAGAGGGCGTGCCGGTCGTCGAAATCGTGTTCACGCGTCTGCATGCCGGCGGCAAGTTCGACAAGGCTGCCGGTGGTGCCTATACGTTCTCCGGCGGCTTGCACGGTGTCGGCGTGTCCGTGACGAACGCTTTGGCGACGCGACTCGCGGTCACGGTGTGGCGCGATGGTCAGGTCTCGGAGCTCGAATTCGCCGACGGTGGCAATGTCAACGTGGCGCTTCATTCGCGTGAGGCGCAGCGCGGCGAGAAGAAAAGCGGAACGCGTGTGACTGTCTGGCCGGATGCGAAGTACTTCGATAGCCCGGCACTGCCGCTGGGCGAACTGCAACGGCTGCTGCGCTCGAAGGCGGTGTTGTTGCCGGGCGTGCGCGTGACGTTGCGCCAGGAAAAGAACGGCGAAGAGCAGACCTGGTTCTACGAGCACGGCCTGCGCGGCTACCTCGTCGAATCCCTGGGCGGGGCGGAGCCGCTCATCCCGTTGTTCGAAGGCGAACGTTTCGCCGACGGCAGCGAAGACAGCTTTGCCGAAGGCGAGGGCGCTGCGTGGGTCGTGGCGTGGACGGAAGACGGTGCACAGGTGCGGGAATCCTACGTCAACCTGATTCCGACGCCCGCAGGCGGCACCCACGAGTCGGGGCTGCGCGAAGGTCTGTTTCAGGCGGTGCGGGGCTTCATCGAATTGCACAACCTTCAGCCCAAGGGCGTGAAACTGCTGCCCGAAGACGTCTTCTCACGCGTGTCGTTCGTGCTGTCGGCGAAGGTGCTCGATCCGCAGTTTCAGGGGCAGATCAAGGAGCGTCTGAACAGCCGTGACGCCGTGCGTCTGGTCTCGTCGTTCACGCGTCCTGCGCTCGAACTGTGGCTCAATCATCACGTCGAGCACGGCAAGAAGCTGGCCGAACTGGTGATCCGGCAGGCACAGGCTCGCACACGTGCGGGCCAGAAGATCGAGAAGAAGAAAAGCTCCGGTGTGGCCGTGTTGCCGGGTAAGCTGACCGATTGCGAGACGGAAGACATCGCGCGTAACGAGCTGTTCCTCGTCGAGGGCGACTCGGCGGGCGGGTCGGCGAAGATGGGGCGCGACAAGGAATTCCAGGCGATTCTGCCGCTGCGTGGCAAAGTCCTGAATACGTGGGAGACCGAGCGCGACCGTTTGTTTGCGAACAACGAAGTGCACGACATCGCGGTGGCTATCGGCGTCGACCCGCACGGTGCGAACGACACCCCCGATCTGTCGAACCTGCGATACGGCAAGATCTGTATTCTCTCGGACGCCGACGTGGATGGCTCGCACATTCAGGTGTTGCTGCTCACGCTGTTCTTCCGTCACTTCCCGCAACTGATCGCCAAGGGCCATGTGTACGTGGCGCGCCCGCCGCTGTATCGCGTCGATGCGCCGGCCCGTGGCAAGAAGCCCGCGCAAAAGCTGTATGCGCTGGACGAGGGCGAACTCGAAGCGATTCTCGACAAGCTGCGCAAGGACGGTGTGCGTGAGTCTGCGTGGTCCATCAGCCGCTTCAAGGGGCTGGGCGAGATGAGCGCCGAGCAACTGTGGGAGACGACGATGAATCCGGATACGCGTCGCCTGAGTCCGGTGTCGCTCGGTCAGCTCGACTTCGACGCGACCGTCGCCCGCATGAACATGCTCATGGGCAAGGGCGAGGCGGCGCAGCGGCGCAGCTGGCTCGAGGCCAAGGGCAACGAGGTCGAAGCCGATATCTGA
- a CDS encoding DUF4399 domain-containing protein → MLLAGASATALAQSAQPRVFFVAPSNGATVSNPVVVKFGVEGMAIKPAGDMASDTGHHHLIIDGDPVPAGQVVPTDDTHLHFGKGQTETSVNLTPGDHTLTMQFANGAHQSYGPAMSQTIKVHVKGQQ, encoded by the coding sequence ATGCTGCTTGCTGGCGCAAGCGCCACCGCTTTGGCACAGTCGGCCCAACCGCGCGTCTTCTTCGTTGCACCGTCCAATGGTGCGACGGTGTCGAATCCGGTAGTGGTCAAGTTCGGCGTCGAGGGCATGGCGATCAAACCGGCGGGCGACATGGCGTCCGACACGGGCCACCATCACCTCATCATCGACGGCGATCCGGTTCCGGCAGGTCAGGTCGTTCCCACCGACGATACCCACCTGCATTTCGGCAAAGGCCAGACCGAGACGAGCGTCAATCTGACGCCGGGCGATCACACGTTGACGATGCAATTCGCCAACGGTGCCCACCAGTCGTACGGTCCGGCCATGAGCCAGACGATCAAGGTGCATGTCAAAGGTCAGCAATAG
- a CDS encoding lytic transglycosylase domain-containing protein → MSKVSNSDVSTAKRVSALRRKFSLRQLAGPALAALLLGAAPLAHAELYGYVDENGVAHLAARKLDARYRLVVGNGGNVDLRTGQRQGVVSGPDRSRLYDALARHPNLKKLAPVIAQAAQKFNVDAALLKAVIAAESGFDSAAVSPKGAVGLMQVLPATGERYGVRADARRSVADKLTDPRVNVLTGARYLRDLQARYPDRLELVLASYNAGEGAVARHADQIPPYAETRDYVAAVLELYRRFHPGNADAVPGRRVIQASGSGGTLGNARINGSRDGRIHVILGAPSGLPVVPATMPNASARDSAPSALSAPPATD, encoded by the coding sequence ATGTCAAAGGTCAGCAATAGCGATGTTTCGACGGCCAAACGCGTAAGCGCGCTTCGCCGAAAGTTCTCTCTGCGCCAACTCGCAGGTCCCGCGCTCGCCGCTTTGCTGCTTGGCGCGGCGCCGCTCGCGCACGCCGAACTGTATGGCTACGTCGACGAAAACGGCGTAGCCCATCTCGCTGCGCGCAAGCTCGATGCTCGCTATCGGCTCGTTGTGGGCAATGGCGGTAACGTCGATCTGCGCACCGGGCAACGGCAAGGCGTGGTCAGCGGCCCCGACCGCTCACGTCTGTATGACGCGCTCGCACGTCATCCCAATCTGAAAAAGCTGGCACCGGTGATCGCGCAGGCGGCCCAAAAATTCAACGTCGACGCCGCGCTGCTCAAAGCGGTGATCGCCGCCGAATCCGGCTTCGACAGCGCGGCAGTGTCACCCAAAGGCGCTGTGGGGCTGATGCAGGTGCTGCCGGCAACGGGCGAGCGTTACGGTGTGCGCGCCGACGCACGACGCAGCGTTGCCGACAAGTTGACCGATCCGCGTGTCAATGTGCTGACCGGCGCCCGCTATTTACGCGACCTTCAGGCCCGTTATCCCGACCGTCTGGAATTGGTGCTCGCATCCTACAACGCGGGTGAGGGCGCGGTGGCGCGTCACGCCGATCAGATTCCGCCTTATGCGGAGACGCGCGACTACGTCGCTGCCGTCCTCGAACTCTATCGACGTTTCCATCCGGGCAACGCCGACGCGGTGCCCGGCCGTCGCGTCATCCAGGCCAGCGGCAGTGGCGGGACGCTGGGAAATGCGCGGATCAACGGGTCGCGCGATGGGCGTATCCACGTCATTCTGGGTGCGCCGTCAGGTTTGCCCGTGGTGCCTGCTACCATGCCGAACGCATCGGCGCGCGATTCGGCGCCCTCCGCACTGTCGGCACCGCCCGCGACCGACTGA
- the parC gene encoding DNA topoisomerase IV subunit A: MEQVEDLFTQPSDDDTLTLGAYAERAYLDYAISVVKGRALPDVCDGQKPVQRRILFAMNEMGLAADAKPVKSARVVGDVLGKFHPHGDQSAYDALVRLAQDFSMRYPLIDGHGNFGSRDGDGAAAMRYTEARLTPIAKLLLEEIDAGTVDFVPNYDGSTDEPRLLPARLPFVLLNGASGIAVGLATEIPSHNLREVASAAVALIRNPKLDDAELMSHVQGPDFPGGGQLISSAAEIRAAYESGRGSLKVRARWKIEEMARGQWQAVVYELPPNTSGQKVLEEIEELTNPKVKLGKKSLTPEQQNLKQSMLAMLDAVRDESGKDAPVRLVFEPKSSRIDQQEFVTMLLAHTSLESSASVNLVMVGADGRPGQKSLRDIITEWIGFRFATVTRRTRHRLGKVDDRIHILEGRMIVFLNIDEVIRIIRESDEPKAALMSAFQLSERQAEDILEIRLRQLARLEAIKIEQELASLRDEKAKLEELLANESAMKRLLIKEIEADAKQFGDERRTLIQEEKRAVAEARVVDEPVTVVVSAKGWVRALKGHGLDAQGFSFKQGDSLYGAFECRSVDPLIAWGSNGRVYSVAVALLPGGRGDGVPLTSLIELESGSRLLHYYAASGEQQLLLATSAGFGFTTRLGDMVSRVKAGKSFMTIDDGAEPLVPTPIWPGASAVACLSSDGRLLVFGMDEMKALSGGGRGVTLIGLEARQTLVSAVPISEAGVTVYGEVRGGKVQSETLSGTALAPNIGKRARKGRAPAVKFATFKPRSLEPVLPAVPKAS, encoded by the coding sequence ATGGAACAAGTAGAAGATCTCTTTACGCAACCGTCGGATGACGACACCCTAACGCTCGGCGCGTACGCTGAGCGCGCTTATTTGGACTACGCGATCAGCGTTGTCAAGGGCCGGGCCCTGCCGGATGTTTGCGACGGCCAGAAGCCCGTGCAGCGCCGCATTCTGTTTGCGATGAACGAAATGGGCCTCGCCGCCGACGCCAAGCCGGTGAAGTCGGCGCGTGTGGTCGGCGACGTGCTCGGTAAGTTCCACCCGCACGGCGACCAGTCCGCGTATGACGCGCTGGTGCGTCTGGCGCAGGACTTCTCGATGCGCTATCCGCTCATCGACGGTCACGGCAATTTCGGCTCGCGCGACGGCGACGGTGCCGCAGCCATGCGATACACGGAAGCGCGCCTCACCCCCATCGCGAAGCTCCTCCTTGAGGAAATCGACGCGGGCACGGTGGATTTTGTCCCGAACTACGACGGCTCGACGGACGAGCCGCGCCTGTTGCCGGCGCGCCTGCCGTTCGTGCTGCTGAACGGCGCATCGGGCATCGCGGTGGGGCTCGCGACGGAAATCCCGTCGCACAATCTGCGCGAAGTCGCGTCGGCGGCGGTTGCGCTGATCCGCAATCCGAAGCTCGACGATGCCGAGTTGATGAGCCATGTGCAGGGACCGGATTTTCCCGGTGGCGGTCAGTTGATTTCGAGTGCTGCCGAGATTCGCGCCGCCTACGAAAGCGGCCGCGGCAGCCTCAAGGTGCGTGCACGCTGGAAGATCGAAGAGATGGCGCGCGGCCAGTGGCAGGCGGTGGTGTACGAGTTGCCGCCGAATACGTCCGGCCAGAAGGTGCTGGAAGAAATCGAGGAACTGACCAACCCGAAGGTCAAGCTGGGCAAAAAGTCGCTCACGCCTGAGCAGCAAAACCTCAAGCAGTCGATGCTGGCGATGCTCGACGCTGTGCGCGACGAGTCGGGCAAGGATGCACCGGTGCGCCTCGTGTTCGAACCCAAGTCGAGCCGTATCGACCAGCAGGAATTCGTCACGATGCTGCTCGCGCACACGAGCCTGGAGTCGAGTGCATCGGTCAACCTCGTGATGGTGGGGGCCGACGGCCGCCCGGGGCAGAAGTCGTTGCGCGACATCATCACCGAATGGATTGGCTTCCGTTTCGCGACGGTAACGCGCCGTACGCGACATCGTCTGGGCAAGGTCGACGACCGCATTCATATTCTCGAAGGCCGGATGATCGTCTTCCTGAATATCGACGAAGTCATTCGCATCATTCGCGAGTCGGACGAGCCGAAGGCTGCGCTGATGAGCGCGTTCCAACTGAGCGAGCGTCAGGCGGAAGACATTCTGGAAATTCGTCTGCGTCAGCTGGCGCGACTCGAAGCGATCAAGATCGAGCAGGAACTCGCGTCGTTGCGTGACGAGAAGGCGAAGCTCGAAGAACTGCTCGCCAATGAAAGCGCGATGAAGCGCCTGCTCATCAAGGAAATCGAAGCCGACGCGAAGCAGTTCGGCGACGAACGTCGCACGCTGATTCAGGAAGAGAAGCGGGCGGTCGCAGAAGCCCGCGTGGTCGACGAGCCGGTGACGGTGGTCGTGTCCGCCAAGGGCTGGGTGCGGGCGCTCAAAGGGCACGGCCTGGACGCGCAGGGCTTCTCGTTCAAGCAGGGCGACTCGCTGTATGGGGCGTTCGAATGCCGGAGCGTCGATCCGCTGATCGCATGGGGCAGCAACGGTCGCGTGTATTCGGTCGCCGTTGCGCTATTGCCGGGCGGACGAGGCGATGGCGTGCCGCTCACCTCGTTGATCGAGCTCGAATCCGGTTCGCGTCTGTTGCATTACTACGCCGCGTCGGGCGAGCAGCAGTTGCTGCTGGCGACGTCGGCGGGCTTCGGCTTCACGACCCGGCTTGGCGACATGGTCAGTCGCGTGAAGGCCGGCAAGTCGTTCATGACCATCGACGATGGCGCCGAACCGCTGGTGCCGACGCCAATTTGGCCGGGCGCAAGCGCGGTTGCCTGTCTATCGAGCGACGGCCGTCTGCTCGTGTTCGGCATGGACGAAATGAAGGCGCTGAGCGGGGGCGGACGTGGCGTCACGCTGATCGGTCTGGAGGCCAGGCAGACGCTGGTGTCGGCTGTTCCGATCAGCGAGGCGGGTGTCACGGTGTACGGCGAAGTGCGAGGCGGTAAAGTCCAGTCCGAGACGCTTTCGGGTACCGCGCTGGCGCCCAACATCGGCAAGCGCGCCCGCAAGGGCCGTGCGCCGGCGGTAAAGTTCGCGACGTTCAAACCGCGTTCGCTCGAGCCGGTGTTGCCGGCCGTGCCGAAAGCATCCTGA
- a CDS encoding CopD family protein: MTVYAFSLFLHLVSVAVWIGGMFFALVCLRPASSELSPQQRLPLWEAAFTRFFTWVGVAIVLILLSGGHMMMGMGGLHARWPVHAMAGIGALMMLVFGHIRFALFPRLQRAVQAQSWPDGAAAVNGIRRLVILNLVLGVVVIGLAASLRS; encoded by the coding sequence ATGACTGTTTACGCCTTCAGCCTGTTTCTGCATCTGGTGAGTGTTGCCGTCTGGATCGGCGGAATGTTCTTCGCGCTGGTGTGTTTGCGTCCAGCGTCGTCCGAGTTGTCGCCACAGCAACGCCTGCCATTATGGGAGGCTGCGTTCACGCGCTTCTTTACGTGGGTCGGCGTGGCAATCGTGCTGATTCTGCTGTCCGGCGGGCACATGATGATGGGCATGGGCGGTTTGCATGCCCGTTGGCCGGTGCACGCCATGGCGGGGATCGGTGCGCTGATGATGCTTGTCTTCGGACACATCCGTTTTGCGCTGTTCCCGCGTCTGCAACGTGCCGTGCAGGCGCAGTCCTGGCCGGACGGGGCGGCGGCGGTCAACGGGATTCGCCGGCTGGTGATTCTCAATCTCGTGCTGGGTGTCGTCGTGATTGGCCTGGCGGCATCGTTGCGTAGTTGA